Proteins encoded by one window of Channa argus isolate prfri chromosome 13, Channa argus male v1.0, whole genome shotgun sequence:
- the rimkla gene encoding beta-citrylglutamate synthase B: MCSRVWFVTDRRISQEYPQVQILRALKERCADEDVEFRSLYMDQIVLTISEGQLGLRVEQELVTSYPQVVLVRVPTPWVQSDSDITVLRHLEKMGCRLINRSQAILNCVNKFWTFQELAGHGVPLPDTFSYGGHDNFRKMIDEAEPLGYPVVVKNARGHRGKAVFLARDKHHLTDLCHLIRHDTPYLFQEYVKESHGRDVRVVLVGGRVIGSMLRCSTDGRMQSNCSLGGVGMMYPLNEQGKQLAIEVSNILGMDVCGVDLLQLNDGSFVVCEANANVGFIAFDQACGMDVAGIVADYALSMLPSRLTRKMSLLSVVSSTSETSSEPEVCPLPTGNGSLPEAVCNMSVGSTSSESDPELAEPTQSSPRQSKAPILPNLPDLPDPAYNFNTLLASEIKLLTE; this comes from the exons ATGTGTTCTCGTGTTTGGTTCGTGACCGACCGGCGTATCAGCCAGGAGTACCCCCAAGTTCAGATCCTCCGAGCGCTGAAGGAGCGCTGCGCCGACGAAGATGTTGAATTCCGCTCTCTGTACATGGACCAAATCGTGCTTACGATCAGCGAGGGGCAATTGG GTTTGCGAGTGGAGCAGGAATTGGTGACGTCTTATCCACAAGTGGTGTTGGTGCGGGTGCCTACACCCTGGGTGCAGTCTGATAGTGACATCACTGTGCTGCGCCACCTGGAGAAGATGGGCTGTCGACTAATCAACCGTTCCCAGGCCATACTTAACTGTGTCAACAAATTCTGGACCTTCCAGGAGCTGGCAGGCCATGGAGTGCCCCTTCCTGACACTTTCTCCTATG GAGGGCATGACAACTTTCGTAAAATGATTGATGAGGCAGAACCCCTGGGCTACCCTGTGGTGGTGAAGAATGCACGCGGCCACAGAG GCAAGGCTGTGTTCCTGGCACGAGACAAACACCACCTGACAGATCTGTGCCACTTGATCCGCCACGATACCCCCTACCTATTTCAAGAATATGTCAAGGAGTCGCATGGCCGTGACGTGAGGGTGGTCCTTGTGGGCGGACGTGTCATCGGCTCCATGCTACGTTGTTCCACTGATGGTCGCATGCAAAGCAACTGCTCCCTGG GTGGAGTAGGTATGATGTACCCACTGAATGAGCAAGGCAAGCAGCTTGCCATTGAGGTGTCTAACATCCTTGGGATGGATGTGTGTGGCGTTGACCTTCTGCAACTCAATGATGGCTCCTTTGTGGTCTGCGAGGCCAATGCAAATGTGGGCTTCATCGCCTTCGACCAGGCCTGTGGCATGGATGTGGCAGGCATAGTTGCTGACTATGCCCTGTCAATGCTCCCCAGCCGTCTTACACGTAAGATGTCCTTGCTCTCAGTTGTGTCGAGCACCAGCGAGACCAGCAGTGAGCCTGAAGTGTGTCCTCTGCCCACTGGAAACGGTTCGCTTCCAGAGGCCGTCTGCAACATGAGTGTGGGTTCCACTTCCAGTGAGAGTGACCCAGAGCTGGCCGAGCCCACCCAGTCATCGCCTCGCCAGTCCAAAGCCCCCATCCTGCCCAATCTCCCTGACCTCCCTGATCCGGCCTACAACTTCAACACCCTCCTCGCCAGTGAGATCAAGTTATTGACTGAGTGA